A window of Sedimentibacter sp. MB31-C6 genomic DNA:
TGCTGATTGGTATATTATTATTTAGTACTACAGCATTAGCTTCAGGTACAGGAGATGTAGCAGGAGCTATTGAAGGGACTTGGAAGGATGCATCAGCGCAGATAAAAACAGTTGTAAATAAAGTTGTATTTCCAGCAATTGACCTTATCTTAGCAGTATTCTTCTTTGCAAAACTTGGTACTGCTTATTTTGATTATAGGAAGCATGGACAATTCGAGTGGGCGGCACCAGCTATTCTGTTTGCATGTTTGGTGTTTACTTTAACAGCACCAGCATATATTTGGAAGATACTTGGGATGTAAATAAAAGAGCATATTGACAAATAATACTCTACATTTTATAATGAGTGAACAATAACTCATTAGAAAAAGGAGGTTTATATTTGCCAAGAACTAAAGAACAGTTTGAAGAAATGCGTAATAAAACAAGAGAGAAAATTCAATTAGCAGCAATGCAAATATTTGTTCAAAAAGGATATGGCTCTACAAATGTTCAAGAGATTGCGGACTTAGCAGGTATTAGTATAGGACTTTTATATCGTCATTATAAGACTAAAGAAGAATTATTTAATGAATTAGTTGAATACTCAATTAACGGGATTAAAGGGGTTTCAGATTTATTTAAGCAGGATGATTCGCCCAAAAAATTAATAATGCAATTTGTTGATATAGTATATAAAGATATGGTAGATGGAGATGAGCTGACGAACCTATTAATTCTTATGACACAATCAATCTTTTCAGGAGCAATTAATCATGTGGAAAATGAAATCAAAAAACAAGATGCTGAAATGCTTAATGCCACTTTAAATCTTATAAAAAGAGGGCAAGAAATCGGTGAGTTTCGTTCAGGAAATCCATATGAATTAGCTGTGTTTTTTTATTCAACTATACAGGGCTTAGCTACGATGAAGGTTATGTTAAAGGATAGTTTTATCATGCCATCCCCATCTATTATAATGGCCTTTTTATTAAAGGAAGGGGAATGATATATGCAATCAAAGGATAATAAATTTGAAATAATTAGAGCTGATAAAGCAGGTATAGATGTTAGAAAACAAATGGCACAAATATTTGCAGACGGGTTTAGCCAGTGGCTCGGATATTTTTCCAAAGATAAAGAGGTAATTGCAAAGGCTTTTGCACACATGTTTATTTTAGACCAATTTTATGTTGCTACAGTAGCGAATAAGATTGCAGGGATGGTTGCATGTACGGATTGTAAGACTCTATCGGTACAACTTAACAAAAGAGAATTAAGAAAACACTTTGGAGTTATAAAAGGCAGTATTGCAGGGATTGTTTTGAAAAAAGAGTTTGAAGCTCCTTTTGAAAATCCTCCAGAGGATACGGGATCTATCGAATATGTCGGAACAGTTTCTGAATTCAGGGGAAAAGGAGTAGCAACGCAAATAATTCAATATATCTTTGATAATACCCCTTATAGCGAGTATATTATTGAAGAGGTTGCTGATACTAATATTCCAGCAATGAACTTATACAAAAAAATAGGATTCGAAGAATATAAACGAACCCCAGTGTCACCAAAAAACGCCCCAAAAATAGGAATAAATTATTTAATTTCATTGAAATTAAGAAAGCTATAAACAGTCAAAAGTTGCACCGAAATTGTCGGGCACCTGGTTCTTTGTTTTGCTATGATATGTTCAATGGAGGTCATAGAAATGAACACACTGACACAAATGAATAAAGCAATGAGATATATTGAACAAAACCTTATGGGAGAGATTGAATTTGATGAAATGTCTAGAATAGCTTGCTGTTCAGAATATCATTTTCGCCGGATGTTCTCATTTTTATCAGGGATGCCGTTAGGTGAATATATTCGTCGAAGAAAATTATCCATTGCGGCAGTTCTGCTTAATGAAGAAGACAATAAAATTATTGATATTGCATTACAATTAGGTTATAACTCTCCTGATGCTTTCTCTAAAGCTTTTCAAGCAATGCATGGCATATCGCCGTCTAGAGTAAAAAAGGGAAATATTATTTTAAAAGCATTCCCTCCTATGACTTTCCAATTAACTATTAAGGGAGGCAATGAAATGGATTATCGAATTGTAGAAAAAGATGCATTTAAGATTGTAGGACTTAAAAAGAGGATTACTCTAATCTTTGAAGGAGTGAACCATCAAATGGATTCAGTTTTGCAAGGTTTAACTGATGAAGGAATTAAAGAGCTAAAAAGTCTTTGTGATATTGAACCTAAAGGTATGCTGAGTGTATCAACAAACTTTTCTGAAAGAACTGTTGAAGGAAGTGAACTTGACCAATATATAGGAGTGGCTACTACAAAACAGATATCAGCGCAATGGGATGTACTAGAAGTAGATTCAGCAAACTGGGCAGTTTTTACTGTTGTTGGTGAGTTTCCTAAAGCATTGCAAGATACATGGGCTCGTATTTATGCGGAATGGTTTCCTACCTCTGGTTATGAACTGACTGGTGGTCCTGAGATACTTTGGAATGAGAGTCCAGATACTAGCAAATCTAATTATAAAAGTGAAATATGGATTCCAGTGAGAAAATCTGATTCAATGTAATCAACAAGCAAATTAATAATTTACAAATTTTAGGCAAAAGAGCTTTTCAATATGAAAGGCTCTTTTGCTTTATAGTTTACACAATGACTTTTTAGTGGGTCTAATATATGTAGCAAATAATGATAATGAAGTAGGATAATTTAGTGCATTACATAAAAATGATGTGCTATTTTTTGTTTAGAAAGAGGTGAAGTGAAATGTTTATCTGGGATTTTCTCTTAGGGGATGTGATGGATCAAATCATTGATTGGTTCTACGGTCAGCTTATAGGTTTTCTTGCTGATTTCTTTGCCCAAATGGGAAATATGGGAGTAGAACTTTTCGAGATGAGCTGGGTACAGTCAATTGTTCTGTTCTTCTCTTACCTTGCTTGGTCACTTTATGGAATAGGACTTGTAGTGTCCTGCTTTGAAACAGGGATTGAGTACCAATATGGTAGGGGCAACGTGAAAGATGCAGCCTTAAATGCAATTAAAGGATTTATGGCAGTCAGCCTTTTTACTACAGTGCCTATAGAACTATTTAAGCTCTCGGTCAATTTACAAGCAAGTTTAACTGCTGGTATCACAGGATACGGAAGTGGAATTGGTGGACTTGCAACATCTATTATTGGAGAATTAAATAATGTAGGCGATATTACAAGTGTTGGTAGTTCGGGAATATTCGGTGGAATCACTATGATAACAAGTCCATTTATGGCTCTGTTTATTATTATCCTTATGGGATACGCAGTAATTAAAGTATTTTTTGCAAATCTAAAAAGAGGTGGAATTCTACTTATTCAGATAGCAGTTGGAAGTCTGTATATGTTTTCTGTTCCTCGTGGTTACATTGATGGCTTTATTCAGTGGTGCAAGCAGATAATTGGATTGTGCCTTACTACATTTCTTCAGGCAACGATACTAACTGCAGGACTTATGGTAGTAAAAGATCATGCATTGCTCGGATTAGGTTTGATGTTATCGGCAGGAGAAGTACCACGGATTGCTGGAGCATTTGGACTTGATACATCCACTCGTGCCAATGTAATGAGTGCAGTTTATACAGCACAGGCCGCTGTAAACACAACTAAAACTATAGTACAAGCAGTACCAAAATAAAAATAGAAAGAGAGGATTTAATGAAACTAATATATGTTGCATCTCCCTATAAAGGAGATATAAAAAAGAATATAGAATATGCGAAACAGGCTTGCCGATATGTGTTAAATGAAGGCAATGCCTTTTTTTGTCCCCACCTTCTCTACCCTCAGATTTTAGATGATAATAATCCAGAAGAAAGAAGATTGGGAATTAACATAGGAAAAGAATTCTTAGCAAAATGCGATGAACTATGGGCATTTGGCGGACATATTTCTCATGGGATGTTTGAGGAGATTGAATTTGCTAGAGAGATAGGTATTCCTATAAAAAGAATAATGAAACTAGATTTTGAAATAGAAGAAGAGACTGTATTTTGTATGAGGATGGATAGATGATTACCTTGGGGAGTCTTTTCGATGGGATCGGAGGATTTCCCCTTGCTGCTGTTCATAATGGAATTACTCCTATATGGGCAAGCGAAATTGAATCCTTTCCCATTGAGGTGACTAAAATACGATTCCCTGATATGCTCCATGTTGGTGATATTACAAAATTAAAAGGGGAAGAATTGCCTCCTGTTGACATTATTACAGGTGGTTCACCATGCCAAGATTTATCTGTTGCAGGTGCAAGGGCAGGGTTTGCTGGTGAACGTTCAGGATTATTTATGGAGCAGATAAGAATAACAAAGGAAATGAGGTGGGCAGATGAAAGAAGAGGAAAGGCAAATCACCTTATCAGACCTCGATACTTCGTTTGGGAAAATGTCCCCGGAGCATTCTCAAGTACAAACGGAGAAGACTTCCATGCGGTTCTCGAAGAAACCGCAAGAATTGCAGTCAGCAGCGTATCTATACCTAGACCTCCGGGAGGGATATGGAAATCTGTTGGGTGCGTATTGGGATATGAATTCACCATTGCTTGGAGAGTTCTCGATGCTCAATACTGGGGTGTCCCCCAAAGACGTAAAAGAATCTTTCTTGTCGCAGATTTTGGAGGACACACCGCACCCAAAATATTATTTGAGCAAGACAGCCTGTTTGGGGATACTCAGAAGAGCTAGAGCAAGAGGAAAGGAACTGCCTAAACAATTAAAAATAGCTTTAGAAATTCAAGGGGAAGCTGAAGGTGCAGAACAAGAGCCTAATAACAATATGATTACTGAATATAAAGCATATCATATCAATCAACGAAATGAGGGCATTGACTTAAATGGAATTTCAGGAGCCTTGATGGCAACTCAAAATATGCAGATGCAGACATTTGTCACAGAACCTATGCTATGTCTAAATGATCAGGGTGGTGACCGAATGGATATAACAGAGAATATTACGTCAACACTTCGAGCCAGTATGGGAGGAAATCAACCTATAGTCATGGCAACTCAGCAAGATGGTGCAGAAATATGTATTGACCTTTGCCCCACTGTTACATCAGCAGCAGGTACAAGTGGCAACAACCAACCGGTTCTATTTGATAATCATGCAAAAGACTGCAGATACAATGGTCCCCTTAATGTAGCACCAACCATATCAGCAACCTATGGAACAGGTGGAAATAATGTACCATTAGTATCAAAACCAATTGATTCAGACAGTTATTGTATTGCAGGAAATACCATTGATAGAAAAGATCATAATGGTGGAAATGGATGCGGATTTCAAGAGAATATTAGTTATACTCTTACTACCAGCGATATTCATGCTGTTTGTTATCCGACTAAAATTTATCAAGATACAGTAGGAGCATTATGTGTAGGAGATGAAAAAGGCAATGGAAATCAATATGTAAGTCAAGATAAATGTATTGTAGACTGTGAAAAAATGATGTTTGGACAATCGGAATTTGCTAATTACAAGGAAGGATGTGCAACACTTAGAGCAGAGGGTGGAGATAATGGAGGAGGAAGTGAAAACCTTGTAACTACTAAGAATCTTGTACGCAGACTAACACCATTGGAATGTGAAAGACTTCAAGGCTTTCCAGATGGGTGGACTAAAATAGAAAAATCATCCGATAGTGCAAGATATAAGGCATTAGGTAATAGTGTAGCAATCCCTTGTGTAGATTTTATTATGCAAGGGATTGCTTATTTTTTGAGAAAATTTAAGGATGAAGTGGAGGAATAAATAGTGTATATGTACCCTGATAATCTAAAGGCCAAAGCAACCCTATGGCTATGGGAGATAAAAGACATTGGCATAATTGGAATAGGACTTCTTATTTCTGTATTTGCTTTAGCACAACTCGGATTTGTACCGCCTATTGTAATAACAGCAGTATATAGCTTTTTAACTATACAATTTGAAGACACAAGCATACTGAATTTCATTCGTTATGCATGTGCCTTTTTTCTTTTAAAGCAACAGAAGTTTGAATGGAGGTTATAAAATTGGGAAGAAAACAGAAACAAAAGGAAAGGCAAAAACAGTCTACAAGAGAGCTGATGGGTATTGATGAAATTACAGATTACAGTCTTAAGACCCCATATGGGGAGCTAGTGTATTTTATTATCCATCCAACAAATATATCTGTACTATCTGAATCAAGTGTAAGTGCAAGGATCTATGCACTAATGACGGTACTAAAAGGGATTGCTGAAATTGAAATGTTATGCCTTAATTCAAAAGAAAACTTTGATGATAATAAGCAGTATTTAAAAAGAAGAATGGATACAGAACAAAACCCTGTTATTCGGCAACTACTACAGCAAGACAGTACCAATCTTGATAGGATGCAAGTTCAGATGGCTACAGCTCGTGAGTTCCTAATTATTATTAGGCTTAAGAATGAAAAGGAGTCAGATGTATTTCCTTATCTTTCAAGGATTGAAAAGAACTTAAAAGACCAAGGATTTACTACTAGAAGATCTGATAATTTGGATATAAAAAGACTTCTTGGTGTTTATTATGAGCAGAATGTAACAACGGAAAGGTATGAGGATTATGATGGTGAGAGATGGATAGTACTTGGGGATGTGTAAAAATTAATAAAGTGTAAGTTTATTTGATAGGGTGTACGTGATATAATATGTATAATTAAGAATTCGTTAAATAGTTTGAAAAAGGTGTTTCTATTAAGTGAGGTGTTAGGTATGGAAAATGAAATAATATGTTATTGCTCCAATATTAGTAGAAAAAAGATATTAGAAGCTATAGCTAATGGGGCAAAATCCCTACAAGACATTAGAAATATGACAGGTGCTTGCACTTTGGGTAAATGTAAAGAATTAAGTCCAACAAAGAAATGCTGTTCTGCCAATATTATTAAGATTCTTAATGAAAATACAATAGTATGAGCATAAAAGAAAGTGGGAAATTTCAATAAATAGAGCAGATATATAAACATGAAAAATAGGAATTTGTATAAGGAAGTGAGTATATGACAAAAATATGTATCATGACATGGAATACGTCACTCTATGTTGAAAAAACAGCAACACCTATTTGTAGAAAATATAAATCAATAGCAAATATAGTTAAAGGTCAATTAGAGAAAGAAAATGCAATTATCTTTTTACAGGAGATACCATACTGCAGTAATGAAACTTGGGAAAAACATACCCTATACTGTGCTTTAAAAACAGACTTTCCAGAGGGTAAATATGATATTAAATTTACTGTAAGTAACAAAAAACAAATAATGATGACAATTGCAATAGCTAAAAAAAGCACAATAGAGTCAAATAACACTGCTTGCAATGATAATCGCACAATTTCTGTTAAATTTAATGAACTCGAACTGATGGGAATTCATGCAAAAAATGGGAATCAGAATAAAGATTATCTAGAATCATTAAATAGCAGCAAAGCACACATTATTTTAGGGGATTTTAACGCTGGTGATTATGAAGAATCAGAAAATAGAGATGTGTTCAATGCTATTCTTAAAGGATATACAAATATTTGTAATCAGTATACCACTGTTTTCGATACTGCTATTGATCATATATTTGTACATAATGACATTGTATCAAAATGTTCAAATCTAATTGTTCATGAAGAAATAAAGTGTTCTGATCACTTTCCGATTACATTTCAAATTGATATTTAAATGTAAGTATATATAACTTAATTACTTGTAAAACTATGGTTTGGTATTATCTCGACAAATCTCTATAAGCAGAAATAATATATAAGAAAAAAATGAATTTATAATAGGAGACACTGGGTTTTAGGTAATAACTATTTAAATAATTTAACGGAAATTTTAAGTAAGAAAGGAGAAAATTGTGGGAAGCGATATTTTTAATAAAATTGAATTGGCGAATATACCCAAACTTGATTTGTCTTATACAACAAACTTTGCATCAGGTATTCAGGCACAAATTGAAGAATCAAATAAAAGAACACAGCAGATTGCCGAAGAAGCCTATAATAATCGTCAAAGAATGCAAAAAGCAATTGAGCAGACAGCAACCAATACTGCCGAAACTAATGTTCAATTACAGATGGTTGTGGAAAATCAAAATGCATATATTGATGTATTGAAGGAACAGTTATCCTCGCAGAAGCAACAACTTGAACTTAATGAACACCAGTTGACTATCCTCAAGAATATCTTTGCATCCGGAGAAGATGGAGTAGCTGTCGAAAAGGAAATCATGAAACTCATTCAAGAGCAAATAGATTCAAATCATCCGCTGTGGGATTATGTCAAGGATAAAGGCGGCGATATTGCGGTGGTTGGAGTTACAGCTGGGGCACCTATTATATACGGTGCGATTAAAATGTATTTAGCATCAAAAGGAATATCGTTGCCGTAACATGAATAAAGGATGCTTTAATTATCAGGATATAATTGTTATGATTTGCTTCAAAAACACAAAATTCGATTTACAAAGAGAGATGATATTATGAATGATGATGAGATTTTACTTTCAAATTTAGATAAAATTCATACCACTAAAATGGGTATTGACAGAATAAAAAGAAATTTGGGATTGGATACAAAAGATGTGGTAGAGTGGTGTAAAGACAAAATTAAACTTCCGAATTGTTCTATAATAAAAAAGGGCAAAAATTATTATGCAACTATTGATGACTGTGTAATAACAGTAAACTCTTATAGTTATACGATTATTACTGCACATAAAACTAAGACAAAATAAAATTCCAATTTAAAAAATAAAATATAAATATGTTATCAAACCTTGCACTAATGTGTAGGGCTTTTTTTAATGCAGAAAAAGAAAGCGAGGTAAGAAGATACTATGGTAAAAAAGAAAATACCAATCATAGAAGATGAAAAAATCAAAAGCTTTGTAGATATGATTGCTCCATCCATCATCAAATTCAACACAGATCATTTTATCTGTGGAAATACCTATAGATGTGTATGGGCACTCCGTGAATATCCTACAAGTACCAGTGAACAAGCAATCCTACGTCATTTAGGAGAAAAGGATGGAGTAACCCTTAGAATCTATACAAGACAGGTAACTCCTAATGAAGAAAAGAAAATCATTCATAATGCAGCCAATAAAAACAGGATGAATACGGCAAATACAAATGATTTACAGCAGACCGTAACAGCAGAAAGCAACTTACAAGATGTTGTCACCCTTGTATCGGCAATGCATAGGAATAGAGAACCGCTCCTTCACTGTGCAGTATATATTGAACTTACTGCAAGTGATTATGACAGTTTGAAACTGCTACAGACCGATGTATTAACCGAGCTTGTTCGTTCTAAGTTAAATGTAGATAGGCTTATGCTTAGGCAACAACAAGGATTCTTATGTGTTGGTCCAACA
This region includes:
- a CDS encoding DUF3852 domain-containing protein — translated: MKINKKVALTMCMVLIGILLFSTTALASGTGDVAGAIEGTWKDASAQIKTVVNKVVFPAIDLILAVFFFAKLGTAYFDYRKHGQFEWAAPAILFACLVFTLTAPAYIWKILGM
- a CDS encoding TetR/AcrR family transcriptional regulator, coding for MPRTKEQFEEMRNKTREKIQLAAMQIFVQKGYGSTNVQEIADLAGISIGLLYRHYKTKEELFNELVEYSINGIKGVSDLFKQDDSPKKLIMQFVDIVYKDMVDGDELTNLLILMTQSIFSGAINHVENEIKKQDAEMLNATLNLIKRGQEIGEFRSGNPYELAVFFYSTIQGLATMKVMLKDSFIMPSPSIIMAFLLKEGE
- a CDS encoding GNAT family N-acetyltransferase; this translates as MQSKDNKFEIIRADKAGIDVRKQMAQIFADGFSQWLGYFSKDKEVIAKAFAHMFILDQFYVATVANKIAGMVACTDCKTLSVQLNKRELRKHFGVIKGSIAGIVLKKEFEAPFENPPEDTGSIEYVGTVSEFRGKGVATQIIQYIFDNTPYSEYIIEEVADTNIPAMNLYKKIGFEEYKRTPVSPKNAPKIGINYLISLKLRKL
- a CDS encoding AraC family transcriptional regulator produces the protein MNTLTQMNKAMRYIEQNLMGEIEFDEMSRIACCSEYHFRRMFSFLSGMPLGEYIRRRKLSIAAVLLNEEDNKIIDIALQLGYNSPDAFSKAFQAMHGISPSRVKKGNIILKAFPPMTFQLTIKGGNEMDYRIVEKDAFKIVGLKKRITLIFEGVNHQMDSVLQGLTDEGIKELKSLCDIEPKGMLSVSTNFSERTVEGSELDQYIGVATTKQISAQWDVLEVDSANWAVFTVVGEFPKALQDTWARIYAEWFPTSGYELTGGPEILWNESPDTSKSNYKSEIWIPVRKSDSM
- a CDS encoding conjugal transfer protein TrbL family protein, which produces MFIWDFLLGDVMDQIIDWFYGQLIGFLADFFAQMGNMGVELFEMSWVQSIVLFFSYLAWSLYGIGLVVSCFETGIEYQYGRGNVKDAALNAIKGFMAVSLFTTVPIELFKLSVNLQASLTAGITGYGSGIGGLATSIIGELNNVGDITSVGSSGIFGGITMITSPFMALFIIILMGYAVIKVFFANLKRGGILLIQIAVGSLYMFSVPRGYIDGFIQWCKQIIGLCLTTFLQATILTAGLMVVKDHALLGLGLMLSAGEVPRIAGAFGLDTSTRANVMSAVYTAQAAVNTTKTIVQAVPK
- a CDS encoding DUF7768 domain-containing protein, whose protein sequence is MKLIYVASPYKGDIKKNIEYAKQACRYVLNEGNAFFCPHLLYPQILDDNNPEERRLGINIGKEFLAKCDELWAFGGHISHGMFEEIEFAREIGIPIKRIMKLDFEIEEETVFCMRMDR
- a CDS encoding DNA cytosine methyltransferase, which codes for MFGQSEFANYKEGCATLRAEGGDNGGGSENLVTTKNLVRRLTPLECERLQGFPDGWTKIEKSSDSARYKALGNSVAIPCVDFIMQGIAYFLRKFKDEVEE
- a CDS encoding (2Fe-2S)-binding protein — protein: MENEIICYCSNISRKKILEAIANGAKSLQDIRNMTGACTLGKCKELSPTKKCCSANIIKILNENTIV
- a CDS encoding DUF3781 domain-containing protein, with amino-acid sequence MNDDEILLSNLDKIHTTKMGIDRIKRNLGLDTKDVVEWCKDKIKLPNCSIIKKGKNYYATIDDCVITVNSYSYTIITAHKTKTK